The sequence TCGGCGATGACGGCGCTGGGCTCCCTCGGCTGCAAGGCGGAGGTGACGGCCTACCTGATGTGCACCGACAACATGCCTTCGGGAACCGCCATGAAGCTCGGCGACGTCCTCACGGTTCGCGGCGGGAAGACAGTCGAAGTCATCAACACCGACGCCGAGGGACGGCTGGTGATGTCGGATGCGCTGGTCCTGGCCACCGAGCAGAACCCCAAACCCGACGCCATCGTGGACATCGCCACACTCACCGGCGCGTGCCAGCGGGCGCTCGGAGTCCGGAGCGCGGGCGTCATGGGCAACAACCAGGCACTCGTCGAGCAGGTGAAGGCCGCGGGCGAGCGGACCGGCGACACCGTGTGGCAGCTCCCGCTGGACAAGCGCTACCGCGAGGAGCTCGAGTCGGAAGTGGCGGACATGAAGAACGTGGGTGGCGAGAATGCCGGAGCCATCACCGCGGGCCTCTTCCTCGAGGAGTTCGTCGCGGGCGTGCCCTGGGCCCACATCGACATGGCGGGGACGGCGAGGGCCGAGCGCGACAGCTCGTGGCTCAGCAAGGGCGCCACCGGCTACGGCGCGCGCCTGCTCATCGACTTCCTCATGGGCTTCACGCCCCCCAGCGCGAGCCGCCACTGACGCTCCCGCGTCGTGCCTCGGCGGCCGGTGGGCCGGGCGGTAGCGCCCGGTGCCACCGGGGATGGACAAGCGGACGGGGAGGTCCTGATGAGGCATTGGATAATCGCCACGGGCATGGTGCTGGGCCTGGAGTTGGTGCTGGCCCTCCTCCTGTTCCTGGCCATCGAAATGGCCCACCGCTACGCGCTCAAGAAGAAGCTCGCCTCCTCCCAGCTCCCCTCGGCCTCCGTGGTCTCCGGCGTGGTCTTCTCCTTGATGGGGCTCGTCCTGGCCTTCTCCTACTCGGAGGCGGCCAGGCATCTGGAAGCCCACCGGCAACTGGTGGTCGACGAGGCCAACGCCATCACCAACGTGTGGTTCCGCATCGATGTGCTTCCAGCCTCGGAGCAACCCCCACTGAGAGGGCTGCTCCGGCAGTACCTGGACGAGCGCATCCAGGCGCATCAAATGCTCCCAGACGTGGAGGAGTTCGAGGTGCACCGCGCCAGGGCCGCGGGCCTTCAGCGGCAATTCTGGGCGGAGATGGTGAAGTTCACGGACAAAGCTCCAGGCAAGGAGGTGCTGCTGCTCCCTCCGGTGCTCCTCATGGCCGACGTCGCGTCCCAGCGCACGCTCGCCGTGCGCACGCACATCAGCTCCCCGGCCTTTCTCTTCATGCTGGGGCTGGCCCTGGTCGGGGCCTCGCTCGTGGGCGTCACCACGGCGCGGGGCCCAAGCCGCAACTGGCCCTACCGGCTGGTGTTCGTGGGCGTCGTGTCCGCGGCCATCCACGTGGTCGTGGACATGGAGTACCCGCGCACCGGCATCGTCAGCACCGCGACCGCGGACTCCCTCCTCCTGGAGCTGCGTGAGACGATGCGCTGACAAAAGGCCGGACCCTGCTTGATGTCTTTCGGCCACACGGACGATGCACTTTTGTCTGACGTGCTTCGTCTGGTGTGAGGCAATGGAATCACGATACACAGACGGCATGCCCACATTCCTTCCGCGTGCCGCGAGCGCTTTCGCGTGTTCCATCCTCATGGCCACGGGCCTGATGGCCTGTAGCAACGACGACGAGGTCAGCTCCGACGAGCAGGCCCGCCGCGCCTACCTGGGGCTCGACAAGTCCATCGACAAGGCCCTGCAGCTCGGCTTCGCCGGCTTCAACGCCGCGACGAGCGCCAACATCCCGCCCCAGTCCGCCAACGGCGACGCGTCCGGGACGATGCAAGTCACCGGACAGGTGGACCAGGGCTCGTCCGCGAACAAGGGCATGCGGTTGAACGTCGCGATGACCGGCTACTCCGACGGGGAGTTCACCGTGGCCGAGGACGAGGAGCCGGTGAGCATCACCTACTCGACGGCCGCTGACGCGGGGACCCCTCCGGACCTGGACCTCCAGCTGAAAAACATCCCCAACGGCACCTTCACGGGCGCGCTCGTGGGCAACTTCGAGATGACCGGAGACCTGGGGGGCTCGGTGGGCCTCAACCTGACGCTGTCGGGAGAAATCCAGGACGACGGCACCGGCAAGGTCCAGCGCAAGGCGGGCACCACGCACGTCGTAGGTACCGCCACCGCGGGTGACGGCACCTACAACGTCGACGTCACGCGGTAGGCGTCACGGGTAGCGCGCGACGCCAGAGGGCTCGGGCTCCGGCAGCGGGATGAACTCCGTCTCGCCGGGGACCTTCTCCATGCGGCCGGCCTTCCAGTCCTCCTTCGCCTGCTCGATTCGCTCGCGCGAGCTGGAGACGAAGTTCCACCAGATGTGGCGCGGCCCATCCATGGGCTCGCCACCGAAGAGCAGCACGCGGCCGCCCTTCTCGTCCGAGGCGTTGACCACCACCTCCGCGCCGGGCCGGAGGATGAGGAGCTGCCCGGGCCCGTACGTCTGCCCATCGAGCTCCACCAGCCCCTCGGCGATGTAGGCCGCGCGCTCCTCGTGGCTCGCACGCACCTGGAGCTTCGCGCGGGGCGCGAGCACCGCGTCCGCGTAGAAGAGCTCCGACATCGTCTTCACGGGCGAGCGTGCGCCATACAACTCGCCGGCAATCACCCGCACCCGCGTCCCCGCGTCATCCAGCACGGGCAGGGCCTCCGCGGGCGTGTGCGTGAAGCCGGGCGCCGTCTCCTCGTGCGTCTTCGGCACGGCCACCCAGATTTGGATGCCGTAGAGATTCCCGCCCGCCGCGCGCATCCCCGGAGGCGTGCGCTCCGAGTGGGTGATGCCACGGCCGGCCACCATCCAGTTCACCGCGCCGGGGTGGATGGACTGCACCGTGCCCAGGCTGTCGCGGTGGAGCACCTCGCCCTCGAAGAGGTACGTCACCGTGGCCAGGCCGATGTGCGGATGCGGCCGCACGTCCAGGCCGTGTCCGGACTGGAACATCGCCGGCCCCATCTGGTCGAAGAAGATGAAGGGGCCCACCATGCGGCGCCGCACGGAGGGCAATGCACGGCGCACCTCGAAGCCATCACCGAGGTCCCGCGTGCGCGGCATGATGACGGTCTCCAGCGCGGAGCCGGGCTCCGAATCGACAAAGGGCTCGTCGGGCATCTGCCAGGCCATGGGCTCGCGTCTCCTGCAAGAAGGTCCATCCGTCCGGGCAGGACGGCCGCGCAGTTATGGCCTGTTGCGCGCCGTCCTGCACGCGGAACCCTCAGGGCACCTGCGAGGAAGTGACATCCACCCCGGAGAGGCTCTTCCACTGCGTCAGGTCCCGGACTTCCTTCGGGTCCGCCTTGAGCAGCCCGCCCTTCGCGTAGCGGTTGCGGTCCATGCGCAGCCCGGGCCGGTGCCTGCCGAGCCGCACGAGGTTGGGGCTCCGGACGACATTCTCGGCGACTGTCACGTTCTCACTGGGGGCGTTGTTGGCTCCCAGGCCGACCATCAGCCCGTAGCCCTCCGTCTTGTCGATGGTGTTGCCCACCACCGCCACGTCCTTCGCGTTCTCCACGCGGATGCCGGTGCCGTCGCTGCCACCCGTCTTCTCGATGTCGGTGATGCGGTTGCCCTCCACCTCGACCGCGGTCGGGTTCGGCTGGTGTCCGTCCTTCACGCCGCCGATGGAGATGCCTCGGCCCGCGACGGCGATGCGGTTGTTCACCACGCGGACGTCGCGCGCCGAGTAGTGGACGACGACGGCCTCGCCCGCGGAGGTGGCGGACTTCCGGAAGTCGTGCATGTCGTTGTCGCGGATGACTACGTTGCTGCACGTCTTGATGTCCACCGCGTTCTCGTCATTGGAGTAGAGGCGATTCTTCTCGATGAGCAGCCCGCGCGCGGGCGTCTGGCCCGGCCGGTCCGGCTTGAGGCACTGCACCGAGTCACCCGAGTTGTCGTGGATGTCGTTGTCGCGGATGGTGATGTCTCGGGAGGTGGCCTGGACGACGATGCCGTGCGAGTCGCCTCGGGGCTTCTTGTGGAAGTCGTGGATGTTGTTGCCCTCGATGGTGACGCCGTGCGCTCCGCCGAAGGTGGTGACGCCGCCGCCCAGGGTGCCGTCGTGGATGTGCGAGCCCAGGAGCATGGAGCCCTCGGTGTTGCCCTCGAAGAGGACGGCGAAGCGCGGCTGCTTCCTCACGTCGATTTCGAAGCCTTCGACAATCCAGTGGGGCTTGCGAATCTGCACGAGTGTCCCTCCCCCACCCGGGAAGATGCGCACGCGGCCCTGGGACTTGAGGGTGATTGGCGCGTCCTTGCGCCCTGGCTTCACGTCGCCGTCGATGACGACGCTCTCCGCGTAGATGCCCGGGAGGACCTGGATGACCTCACCGGGGCCCACCGCCTTCAGGGCCCGGCGGATGGTGCGGAACGGGGCCTGCTTCGAGCCGGCGGCGTGGTCGGAGCCCGAGGGGCCCACGTACCACTCGCGGGAGAAGTGCTGCGGACGCTGGGTGGAGGGAGCGTGCGACGGAGCCCCCGAGCCTCCCGTGCCTGGAGCTTCCTCCTCCGTGCCCTGCCCGGTGCCAGGGAGCTTCGTGCCTGCCTCTTCCGAGGTCTTCTGCACCTGACTGCATGCGCCCAGCAGCATGGTGAGCAGGCCCACGCCCAGCCACTTCGCTCGCTTCATCGGCGTCCCTCCTGTCCGCGAGGAGGGAGAGTGCTCGCGATGCTTGTGAGCAGGCAGCGTCACGAACCGCCAGCGCCCGCCCGCCCGGTTCTGCCCATCCACTTCTGGCTCCTCCCGAAAGGCTGAGTCCTTCCAGGGAAGATGCTCAGTGGAGGCGGCGGGAATCGAAGCCGCACAGGCGGATTTGGTCCCTACTCGGACCAACGGCTGCCCGCCCGGTTTCCCTCTGAAGATGGAGGTGGCTTCCCGTCCGGATGAGTCCAGGCCCGTCCATTGGATTTGGTTGTTTTTTGGTCCCTGCGGCCCACCACCCCACCGGGCGGGCGGCGAGCGTCAAGGTAGTTGTCGCGTGAGAGGGTTCAGCCGCTGCGCTTCATCTCCTGCACTGCCGGGGTGAGGCTCGGAGAGGGGCCGAGACGGACAGGGCCCATCGGCGTCCAGTTGCGAGTGTCGCGGCTCCAGCGCTCGGGGTGCCGGTCACGAGCACGAACGCCGCCCGTGCCGGTGCGCGCCCGTCCGCGAAGAAAACCGCAAGCTCGTGTCGCTCACCCGCCGCGAGATCCTCGACGGGCTGAACGATGATCGAGCGCTTGCCGACGTCGAGCACCCGAATCCGAGACCCGTTGCCGGGAACCGCCGCCGTGTCGACCGTGCGCGGCTGCTCGTCAACCGTCAGCGTGCTTTCGGCGATCGTCGTCGCGAAGAACAACACCGTCGGCGCTGCCGCTTCGACATGAATCTCGGGCAACGGCGCGGCCGGGTCGGCGACGACCGCGACAGGCCGCTCTCGCTTCGTGCGCGGCGGGGCGGCATCTGCTCGCGGCGCAGCTCCCCCCAGCAGCACAAGCGCAAGGGCCCATCGTACAGGTTGCAGCAATGGTGCATGACCTCCCGGATGGGCACCCTGGCATCGCCAGCAAGCGCGCAGGGGAGCCCCGAGCAGAGGGTCAAGGCGCCGAGCGCCCGCCGATCTCCGGGAAGCGCTCATAGGCCCGCTTCAGCGCGTCCAGGTGGGCGGGGTTGTCCAGGTCGAGCGGAGCATCAGTGAGCTTCACAACCCACCCGCCCGACGCCGTGTGCCGCGCCCGTGAAAGCAGGTCCGCGTCGCGAGAGGGGTCCGGGAACCCGACGACCTGCGCGGTAGCGGCAGACCAATAGTTCAGCCACCCGAGGAACCAGGGAATCTCAGGCGCGAGGAGTTTTTCTGGCAGGTTGAGCATGGGAAGCCCACGGGGAGAGCACTCTGGTCCATGAGGCGATCGGCGAAACTGCTGCGCGACTTCCGAGCCGTAACCATACGGCGACGCATGCCCCCAGAACGAGCGCGCCCCCTCC comes from Pyxidicoccus parkwaysis and encodes:
- a CDS encoding bestrophin-like domain, which produces MRHWIIATGMVLGLELVLALLLFLAIEMAHRYALKKKLASSQLPSASVVSGVVFSLMGLVLAFSYSEAARHLEAHRQLVVDEANAITNVWFRIDVLPASEQPPLRGLLRQYLDERIQAHQMLPDVEEFEVHRARAAGLQRQFWAEMVKFTDKAPGKEVLLLPPVLLMADVASQRTLAVRTHISSPAFLFMLGLALVGASLVGVTTARGPSRNWPYRLVFVGVVSAAIHVVVDMEYPRTGIVSTATADSLLLELRETMR
- a CDS encoding pirin family protein, giving the protein MAWQMPDEPFVDSEPGSALETVIMPRTRDLGDGFEVRRALPSVRRRMVGPFIFFDQMGPAMFQSGHGLDVRPHPHIGLATVTYLFEGEVLHRDSLGTVQSIHPGAVNWMVAGRGITHSERTPPGMRAAGGNLYGIQIWVAVPKTHEETAPGFTHTPAEALPVLDDAGTRVRVIAGELYGARSPVKTMSELFYADAVLAPRAKLQVRASHEERAAYIAEGLVELDGQTYGPGQLLILRPGAEVVVNASDEKGGRVLLFGGEPMDGPRHIWWNFVSSSRERIEQAKEDWKAGRMEKVPGETEFIPLPEPEPSGVARYP
- a CDS encoding right-handed parallel beta-helix repeat-containing protein, translating into MKRAKWLGVGLLTMLLGACSQVQKTSEEAGTKLPGTGQGTEEEAPGTGGSGAPSHAPSTQRPQHFSREWYVGPSGSDHAAGSKQAPFRTIRRALKAVGPGEVIQVLPGIYAESVVIDGDVKPGRKDAPITLKSQGRVRIFPGGGGTLVQIRKPHWIVEGFEIDVRKQPRFAVLFEGNTEGSMLLGSHIHDGTLGGGVTTFGGAHGVTIEGNNIHDFHKKPRGDSHGIVVQATSRDITIRDNDIHDNSGDSVQCLKPDRPGQTPARGLLIEKNRLYSNDENAVDIKTCSNVVIRDNDMHDFRKSATSAGEAVVVHYSARDVRVVNNRIAVAGRGISIGGVKDGHQPNPTAVEVEGNRITDIEKTGGSDGTGIRVENAKDVAVVGNTIDKTEGYGLMVGLGANNAPSENVTVAENVVRSPNLVRLGRHRPGLRMDRNRYAKGGLLKADPKEVRDLTQWKSLSGVDVTSSQVP
- a CDS encoding DUF2381 family protein codes for the protein MSASRRSAGARRLDPLLGAPLRACWRCQGAHPGGHAPLLQPVRWALALVLLGGAAPRADAAPPRTKRERPVAVVADPAAPLPEIHVEAAAPTVLFFATTIAESTLTVDEQPRTVDTAAVPGNGSRIRVLDVGKRSIIVQPVEDLAAGERHELAVFFADGRAPARAAFVLVTGTPSAGAATLATGRRWALSVSAPLRASPRQCRR
- a CDS encoding DUF5953 family protein; amino-acid sequence: MTRRKALTLIVYAPALVGKDGRTLAVVHGMEKALPGLRLEWEVGKGGRPIALPQRDAWLAERTQDGRFPLLCNGDESYPATINGRGRPGLLSPGGRSLSEVHAELPLDEPVIAAAAALLEGVAEGARSFWGHASPYGYGSEVAQQFRRSPHGPECSPRGLPMLNLPEKLLAPEIPWFLGWLNYWSAATAQVVGFPDPSRDADLLSRARHTASGGWVVKLTDAPLDLDNPAHLDALKRAYERFPEIGGRSAP